TGGCTTCAGCTGTATGAGGAATGTGCGGCAAATAATAAAAGCCCGCAAGAACAAGATCATATCGAAAGCAAACCAAGAGACCAGAGAAATAACTTgcaatttcagaaaaaaaagagcGACCGCCTGCTTTGCGGGAATGTCTCGCCAGCGATATAATCTACAAAGCAAAGGTTACTAATAGGCAAGACACAGCCGTATATCTGTCTGGCTAGTGGAAGCTTTAAGGCAATGTACAACAACCACACAAATCGTTACGCAACGAGCGTTACCAAGGAGAAACTGATCTCTCAAAACATATTTGAGactttaaaagaaattaaattggTCACTAAATTCCTTGGGAAATTTAAAAGCGCTCTAAAACACATCAACGCAATCACTACAACGCAATCAACACGCATAGCGAATTTGTATCCCAATGTCGCCATGGTAACCGTTCAAAGAAGCCCTCTGAAAGCGTCGAAAGGAAATAGTCTTCATACAGTCTTCAAATGAAAAGAATTTGTACTTCGTATTTAAGTACTAttccatttcaaataatggGGTTATTTAATTAGTACAACTTGTACATGTAAGCACTTGTCCTAGCCTAAATCCAATAATTGTGATTACTATTTGTACAGTAAACTTAAGACTGTAGATTGGAGATAATGTATGACTTAACGAGATATACCATTATCCATTCGCCATTGTTGATCTTATATCTGATCGTTTTCTTGCTTTCCTTATTTCATTATTGCCTTTGTAAAGTTAAATTTGACACGTGTATGAAAAAGCCACCAGTAAAGTAAGTTTCAACATCTCAAATTGACCAGTAGTTTATCGATGGTTAAGTTTTATAGATCCATGTACACACCCATCACTCTCTATCTAGTACGGATTCATATCCAGTGTTGCTCGAGCTTTCTTCACCCTACCTATTTGTGAAGAagtattgtattttttatttgggggggtggggggatgaaCTTTCTTAATCAAGATTTACCTGTCTTCTGTTACGTCAACGACAATGGCATCTTGGTGAGCTTTGGGAAATTATAGTTTTATTATAGCTATGGATAAGAGAGAGAACAAATTTTTCCTGGTCTATGAGGTAATTTTGGAAGGGTGGGGCAAGAATAGAATCCAGGATGGATTTTGTTCGTTTCCTCCTGGGCTCATACATAAGTTCTGTGGTCCCACAAAAGAACCATTTGCTGTCATGCAGTGCCTCCAGTTTTCATGACACGGTTTTAGTAGGAGTTGTTAAGTCTTACTTTTGAGGTGATCGGAGGGGAATGTTCGAAATGGGCAAAGTTTAATCGCCACTTGTGTTCATGGTTTGGATGCCGCAGAAATTTTACTGTCCTCTAAAAATTGTGTTTGACATGTTGAACTGCAAGACTGCTTTTTCAGTAAGAGAGAAAGGACTGATTCTGTATATTTTGGAAGGTAGCAAAATCCCAGTAAAATACAACACGTTGTCCCTTCTGAACCCCTGCAATCTTATTGCATTGCCCAACTCTAACAATCTGACTTCCCCCTTTCTTCAACCAATCCCGTTCCCTTCATAGTTTGCTATGACTGACATAACATTAGAGTTAACTTCCATTTCATTAACCTACGTTGCTTTAAAAGTCATACTTATATTCGGGGTTTTCCTGTGTGTATTATTCTAGCTCGCAGCTGCCAAAAATTTGCTGATCAACTTTCTCCCATGACGTTTACAAAGGAAAAGATTTAAAGACAATTCCGTCCGAACAGAAACGATGTTTAAACGCGGCAATGTATTATTCAGACGAATACGTACcataattacatattaaataatatatatatatgtatgtatgtatatatgttgatactagatgagactagtggaacactagtagttgtaactcggagtttcacgctttattgcgatcttcagacaactcagtatgtatatatatatatatatatatatatatatatatatatatatatatatatatatatatatatatatatatatttatatatatttatatatattatatgtctgttcaaagtatctctttcgcgatccggctttaggaatcacaaatgatttcgagttggttagcatcatgtttgatctctagagtaaggcaaaatatgtcaccaaaaacagaactagtattgttcgatacaggtgacaaacgcctacagtggaattacgaccttccttaacggtttcgaacctctggacatacaatcagcgtccatagcctagtggttagggtgtccgcgtacagagcggaaggcccgtggttcgaatcccggtggaggctgaaagtttttcactgttcttgattttctaacttattacgattttcatttatatatattcgtttgcctttgtcgtttacctccattgcatatatatatatatagatagatatttatatatatatatatatatttatagatattcaaatatatttgtaaaGCATTGTGTATGTATCCTGGGTCACGTAtaggaagaaaaaacaagacaaaaatgtGAGAtactcatttaaaattaattctaGCCCACAGAAATATGTAATTGTAAGAATGGTAAAACatattgctttttatttttcaaatacgTAAGACGATGATCATGTTGATTTGAAGTACgtataatttatatatgtttaagatATTGAAAGAACTATTAACTGGTTTGACCAGGCCCTAAATCAAAGTacatttaatataaattaatatcgttaaacattatttatttatctattttttgaaaaaaaaaaacataagctttcaaaaacaatgaaaacaagtaTACAATGAGAAAGGGTTctttactttcatatttattttcgaTAGGTTTCTAAATCTTTGGACAGAGTTAGAGcttattaaatatgaataatGTGAAGTTAACAACATTGCCTTGAGATTTTTCAGTATCATCGATTCTGTGTCGAATAGTTTCTTATGGAACAGTAAGGTTTAGAAATTTGTTGATGGATATCTGTAAAACATATTTAGAAAAGTCTCTACATTTTTACATGTATACCTCTCCTTTTGCACTATCTCGCGGAAACGGGGCGTAGTTTCATTTCTGTAAATTTGATGTTAAATTGCCCACCGGGAAGGCTATACCAATAAATGGTCTTGTAAGAGTCATGGCTGTCGAAGTAGAGACCGTTGAGGCGAGAGTAATAACAATTATTGAACCACCAGCCACCATGATAATAAGATGCACAGTTATCACTACTATACTTGTCATTATCCCTGTCCCAGGTAGTGAAGGACATGTTTCGATGATAAGCCATGCTGTCATAATCTAGAATGAAGACAGAAGATTAAACATTGTAGTTAGCgaaataaagaaatgttcaTTCCACAAGCTTCATCAAGGTGATTAACAAAGTAAATATAAGTCATTCGCAATaggaaaataataattgaaGATTAACGCAATATTGGATACATTTAGTAGGAAAGATTTTCAGTTTTACCCAAGTATAGGTAattgttattttcattgtttttcattattttttctttaaaattaatcCCATTGTTTCATCTAGACTCGTTTTAAATGTTTGGTTACTATCGTCGTTTCTGATGTAGTTTTGCAATGTTTAGGAGTAACAGATAAGTCGCCattcttcttatatatattctctttgTGAGTTTGGTATCACCCGCCCGAGGAAAGTTCAACCTCGAGAAGTAGCCTGAACGGAAAAGGCGAGGGAAATGAGTAATTTCCGATTTGTAAAAAGTGGTGACTCGAAACCACTTATTATGTGTGTTTTCCgttattgtttttgttaattGTTGTTCTTGTTCTGATAGTTAATTTGTGggtgtatttaaatattttgtttttgtatctaGAAGCGGAGATAATATGTTTTACTTATTGTTAAGAACTCGCATTTGTTATTTTCCTCGGCTTAGAAAATGTATATGTTTAAATAACAGTACGATACAGTGTGTGTTGATTTCCATAAAGCAATTTGTTAATGTAGAGTAAACCGAGGGGCTTTAtcgtgtttgtttgttgtttgtttgtcacTGACAGAGTAATTCGTACGTTATTATCTCGACCATATTATCGACAAACTTAAAGAGCACGCACAACCCTTGCTAGCACCGATACAGTTGAAAGCTTACAGGATGAGGTCTCAATCTGTGTATTGTAACACCCCATGATTACCCTTCCCGTTCGCTTGCCAACATCCATGGGGATTTTGTTTTATGTGAAGAATATAAGCAAAGGAAAACGGTTTCTTTTGTTTGTACAAATGGATTTCCTTCGGATATACTCTTAAATTTAGCCCTTAATGTGGATGAAAGGTAACCCCTTCCGAAACAATTGCAAAGGGGAAACGAGTAAGGGGCTAGTTAATGTATAGTACAACGTAAATTTTTACCTGTGGTTACAACTATTGTTGTATACATGATCAAAATGAATTTATGATCGAATTTCCTTTACTTTATGTTTACACTAATTTaacaaaagttggaaaaatatAACATTGCCCACATAACACAATGATGGTGACTTTGGGCATAATGACGTATAAGCATATAATTGATTTTAACTTCCAAACTTCCAATTTAATTTTGTTAACCTCTTTCGAGCAACATCTTTGTTATAATATTGCGAAGTAGAATGTCTCTCCCAGGCGTCAACTGTTTGTAAAAATGTATTAATTacatgaaaatatcaaatatactAACTTGCTGTGCTTTCAGGCAGATATGATCCAAGATCTGTCATTCTATATTTACTGATTTCATCACTGATCCTGAAGAGGTCGTACTTGGCAAAGTAAGAATTACCATTCCTGCTGACCAGGTCAATACGTAGCTCGTAGTCACCCTGGTTAGTTATGTAGGATAACTTGTCGTTACCGAGCCAGAATTCTCGTTGTAAAAAGCCAAAGCCGTCTTTGTAGTCGTCCCAACGTCGGTAAAAATCTACAGCACCATCAATCCTACGTTGAAACACCTGTTGgggaaaaacatgttttatttcaacGATTAATTCCAATGAGTTAAACTCCATAATTGTCATATAAAGGCTGATATGTATTTAATGTCATTCGAAATTGTCTACAGTATACGTACACATACCTTTCGTAGCAAGTATTTTATTGGCTGGGAGTAAATCAAGAATTAtttctcatttcattttttgCCGATGACTTCAATACTCCAGCTAACATCAATGTTGAACAACAAAGACAACACATCAGGATTTAAAATTCCGATCTTTAGAGACATTTGTTCAGATACAAACTCGCAAAATGAGCAACAGATTGGCAAATTTCTTTACTTGATACATCTGCTCTAGTGGAGGATCTCACAAATATATTAGGCAAGACTTGTACATCCATGGGATGTTTGGTGAATCACCAATTTGCTAACAGCTTTAagtacaaccccccccccaccccaaatacgaaacaagagaaaaacaaaagggTTGAACTCACCGTCCATCCGCCTCCATCTATTGAATTATTACAGTGGACATTAAAAGGTTCTGGAGCACCGTCGGGCTGAATCATGAAAACACCAGATTCAGTTTGATCATCACATTGTTCATAGACTtctttgcaatctctcggatactGAGGCTCTTGGTAGTAGAAGTAAGAGGAACCTGATATATATCCGTTGagggaaaatacaaaaaatgtgTATAGTTGCCTTTTTGTTTGTCTTCACGTTGATACATTATAATAAAATCTACATTGTGTCTTTAtaaagttgttgttgtttttttctcacaaaagGCGATAACATCTCGTAAAAGTATGTTATTGTTGGAGCTATAGACTCCTCGCAGGCCCGAAACTTACAGTTAATTTTCGCAATAGCTAAGATTTCGTAATAGCTAATGTTTACATAACTCTATTTCTCAAGACACTTTCTTTTAACTTGAAGGCTAGCTAGCAAAAGCAAATCCTTAACACAggtttgatattttatactAAAACTTTCTGGAAATAAATCTCAAGAATTAACACTTTTACctattcaaaacaaaacaaataacttaatagttaacttttgaaacaatcACTTACTTTCAGTTTCTCTTCTTTGTCTGTTTCTACTGATATTTTCAGAAGGTCCCAGATCATTCtgtaaacatgtaaacaaatcaacaaaatgAGAAGTTCTTAGTAGATAAAATGTTACTTAGGTATCATAGATTCGACGATGGATTCGAAATGAACTTGTTAGGTATGTTATTGTTAGTTTCAATAACACAACTATAAAATATGTTATTCGTGATGCATTTCACctcaaaaaaaatatgtagtTGAATCTAAATAATATCACGAAATCGATTGATGTTTTCAAATCGCTGATAAATATATTGTAGTGGAACAGACAAAGAATTGCAAATATCAAAGAAGACTATACCTTGTTTGATCTGATTTTCAAATGCTTCAATTTTGGGCAATAATTATAGCATTGCgattactattataaaaataaaggaatttATTCTATTCTTCATCTGACGATACTactgaaatttaaatattagtGCTCAAATATCGCTAAAATTTTCAACATAGTTTACAATTCTGTTTACTGttgatttgtttttcaatttacaTGTCGCGAGTTACTATTAGGTAATCAAAAATGTTGTATGATAATTAATTAAGTTATTGCTTATTAATATGACTATTTTGTActaataaccaacattttttacgaaataaattataacatcgaagatttaaattttaattgagAAAGATGTTTAAAAATAAACCAGGGAGAAGCATACACCCtacaacacaaaacacatcCGAAACACACAGACAATTGAGTTGAAAGTTGATGAGTAAAAATATTAGTTTAATAGTTAAAAGTTCTCATCAtatgttttaaatgattttccAGTTGCTATTCAATTACATGACAAGGGTATtcttaaagaaaacaaatagcTGGATGATCATTATAAATCAGCTGCATTTTCATAActttaaaatgtaaatgaataaaAGACACTGAAGTTACAATAAGGAATCAGTCACTTCATTGTtaatattctattttttttttattcttcttacCCAGTTTCTACAAGATTATTTTCTTCAACAGAAAAATCTTAAGGAACTTATGGGGAAACACGTTTTTATTAGAGTTCAATGTAATTGCTTACCaatgaaataattaattattcatgtgttactttctaaatatatatcacatactACACAATGTCCATTAAAACAGTCGAACAAATTAAGTATTTCTCTTTCAATGTCAAATGTTGATCCAATCAAACAATCGCATGAGTAAGTAATGGAAAAGGCACATCAACTAGAATTTGACACAGGTTAACGATTTTAGAAAGTTAaactaattaaattaaattaatatgacCAGATTCCGCTTGGAACAAGCACAGGGAATATAAACAATATTCGCGACAAGATAATTGCGTGGATTGAAAGTGCAAATTTCCCAttctatataatatttaaagcaAAAATCGTATTTGTAACATTATCTAAAAGGTATGTTTCTTTTATTGGTTTTAGTATCATTAATGGATCCTTATAGACTAGGAATGATACCACTTTCCCTCAGAATCAATCTCAGATAAATTGACATACTTCATTGACAGGTAAAGACAGCAGAGAGGTTAAAACTGAGAATGTTGTATATCAATTAACAATATAGGGACCTTTTCAAGTTTGGGTTTTGATATCATTTATTGATCTCAAAGTTTCAAACTTTATTGTAATCATTTAAAACATACATTCAACGGTTAAATTAACGATTGGTAGTGCGTTGCTACTTTTTTGTCTAGTGTCTATGGATTATTCAAAATGTATCAAGTAAAAACGAAAACGTCAATTTAAGTTTAAAGAGCTCATATTTTCAAGCAGATCGTACTTTGAACAATTTATGAGTCAACCAAATTGAAAGGAACGTaaggaaaatattaatattaggTACAGATTGAGTATTACGAATCAACAAGTAAAAGTATACACAGAGGTATGGTAAAGGTAACCTTCCACATGTggttttatgttttatatttctaaTTACTTActcttaaatatttttaatataatttcaaaattgctgatttaaatattgaagtGAAACAGACAAAGAATTgcaaaaattaaagaagaaGACTTTTCCTTGTTTGATGTGATTTCCATATGTTTTTTATTCAGTTGTCGAAATGAAAGATGACGAGCATGAAATCAATTAACTTATTCCGTTATTTTTCTTAAAGCAAtgtgaatgaatgaaaattacagattgaaGATACTCAAATATTGTGTATggtatttaattaattattggATTATCAATATGAATATTACTGATAGTCTTCATTTGTTATGGGTATAAATTATAACATCGAACATTTATTTTTTGAATCAATAATTTCTTCTTTGAAAATTATTTAGCGTTTCAACAAAAACTTGTCTTACTTTAGTTAACGGAACATATcatttgttatttgtttacTGCAGTGTGTGAATATTTCCTACACCATTACTTAATTCTAGTCTTGAATTGATATCATCGCTGGAGTACAAGTTGATTTGTACGTCATATTTTAGTATAACGTTACAACCGATGTTCATTACAAAGTATCAGATCTATTAACGTTATTAGGTGTAACATAATTTGATATGCTTTCAAGTTTCAGCGGCAAGACTAGATAAAATAAATTAGCTACAATCTTAACCATACAGATGAGTTTagatattgttataaatatttaataaaaatacaaaacgcACTAAATCACAGACTACATGCTTGTCTTGAAACAAGCTGATTTAGAATACATTTGGTTAATTCTTTCCATTCACCACTAGTTTTAAATTTACGATTCTGAGAATTTGTTGGAACGAGACCCGTTTATTAAGAGAGCTTGCTTCAAATCAATCCTAAATTGAATTATTCGGAAGGTCGCATACTTCTATTTAAAATATGTTCGAGCTAGGAATGAATAATGCAGTATTTAATTTACATTGTAAATTAAAACAAGGTGCTACAAGTGTTTAGTCTGTGTTTTTGTAAGTTATACAACTTGTTGTGGCTGATAAATATCTAGTGAATCGTTCACATTTCTTTGAGAAACAAGATAGTAtcattctttcttctttttttttctgtctgtaaattacaaatttaacacTAACGGGGGAACTTACTTCAAATTAAAGACTAGCGGATTAAAGGTTAGTATAATTTGTTACAGTATGTGaataattaattatgaaaatcGCTCTTATTTGGAAAAATTAACTCGTATAAAAAGATATCATATAAATAACTGGGATACCAATATTATCATAACACTGAGCTGCTTTATATGTCTGTTTTTGTCTTGCTTTAGTTACAGGTCGTCTTTTTTTAAGTACTTTGAAAAAATTGCTTTTGCAAGTTTAAGTTTTGCTGCAGCTTAGCATAAATGAGCTTCGAAAAGAAGTGAAAGAAAATTAAGTTGGGAGATTATATGTTTAAATAAAGACATGGTACCACAAATTTGTAACTATGAATAAAACGTAGAAATAATTGAAAACTTACCACCTGTCCCGATGATTCCGTGAAATCCAACCGTTGCAGGCTAACACCAAAGACGCACAAACACAATAACGTCAACTTCATTTTTTATGGTGTGAAGTGATGAACTTTATAGAATGAAGTGATCTAGAGAGGGTCTATCAGCAGAATGAATAAATCTCATCTAAACACGATACTTCTTACGAATCAAGGAAACAATTGACAAGACTAAGGAGGCCTTGAATTATCTCATATCAtgaaactgaatattcataagctTCAATTGGTATGAAGATAAACATATTGATTAGAAGAAAAAACTTGGTTCAGTTCTTAATAGAAATATTATAACGTGTTTCATTTATATTCAATTGTCATTCTTCCAAAATACCAACTTTAAGCTTGTATTGTTTTGATTTGTGTACTAAATGGTGTACGTGATGTGGTGGTTGGTGTTAGAACCGTAGATAGGATATTGAAAGATAGATACTACTTTACATATACTCATGAATTATGTATGAGATCGTCATCAAGCAGGTTTGGGACAAGTTAAAGTTGTACGCATACACAAAAGAGAAGAATTGATCTCTATTTAGTTATGAGTAGTGGAAAGAAACCTTAGAAATCAGACAGCATTAAAAGAGTGCGCCATGAAATCGTTATACCGTGATAAATTCAATATGGATACTAGGGAATAAACTTAGGTATCATTTTCTTCGAAGTAATGCATTATCTTGACCGGATGCTTTTTTTGGATGgcaaaatttgtaaattttattcATAAAAGGTAATTATTGTAGGTGTTTGTTTGTAATAACTAACTATACAGTGTTTGGGTAACATACTGCAGTATTTGATGTGAGTGAAACAATAATCAGGTTAAATTTCTACATACAAATACAGACTATGTAAGCCATCATCGCTTTTGTCATTTTTGGATTCTCTCATCTTGTTTTCTGATCTCTGGAAAATGAAGACTTCTTTACTGGCATAACATGTTATAGCGACATACATTGAACACATTAAAAGTTTTTTTAGTGTTTATTTTTGCTATAAATATTGGTACTCGGAGTAATACGAGTCACCATGCAATATGAGTCCTAACGTGATATCAGTCCTCATGTTATCCGGTATGAATCCTAACGTGATGATATCAGTCCTCATGTTATCCGGTATGAATCTCATCATGATATCAGTCCTCGGGTGATATAACTTCTGAATGTTTTCAGCTAAAGCAGTTTCGATTCATCATAATAAATAATCTCGGTTTTTAAGTGTTACTGGTACTTCGACTCGCCTCAATATAAGATATGTCGAACTGATTAAGTTGGTAAGGAAGCATACTAAATTAATAGCGCCATCACATATATTATAAAGGCCCATGCTAGAGTACATGAAAACCGCACACGCTCTCGGCCACTAtgtttcaatttaaaacaaCGAAGTTTAGCTTATGTTCTTCTTAAGAAATATTGCAATATGTTTGGAATATGTTAACAACTATTAATGATTGCTTGGAGAATTATTAATGGATAAATTACTATAAACTCATGAACATGATTGTAgatgtttataattcgtattccgGCAGAAATAGTTTCAAAGGGTGTTAACGCATATATTAAAAGATGGACAAGATCGTATGgtaatttgaataattatatttctacaaataatatggaCAATGAAGCTGAATGGtgcaaataagtaaataacGAAGGGTACAGTTAACTTAAGGCGCCAGATAGAAAGAATTAACTAATATATTAAGACTGTGTCTGAAATCGATGAACTCGATGGTGTAGTAAAGCTGGGCCTTTGCGTTGTTCCGCAATACAGAGTGCTTCATCAAAAGGCACGGCGGggaattaataaattatttcaaGTCCATCCAAGGACATTTCTAGTTGTTATATTGGGGTCCACTTCAATTCATTGGTTGGatgtcagatatggtatggaaaaaaGGAAAGTCCATTCCGGAGTAGAAGTGATGCGATAATTAGATAAAAAGAAAGTCACTAAAAACGTGAAGATCCTAAGTCAATACTGAACGGATACACACAACGTAGTAACAACAGGAATATAACGGGTAACGAAATATTAcgacaaaacaataaagaaccgtgtTATTGGAACGGGGTGAGaggcgatggttccccaacagCGGTGTATAAACCTCTGACTGCGATCATGGCGCGGTACTTACGTGAAGGTTACGAGGGCGATGACGTAGAGATGACGTCATTAGTAAATGAAGCATTGTGAATATGTAAAGCATGCCTATAACAATGATGTTAAACACAATGCGTCATATTTCTTAGTTTCAggctttattttgtttctttagaTTTTCTGATGAGTAAAttctttgtttaataaaaaCTGGCCTGTTCTTCTTTTCTGGATGAATATCTCATTTAAAAACATTCCAACATGTCTGTGACATATCTCTCAATTCACCCACTATATATATGGTGTGTATTTCGTCCTCACTACCACACACGGTCGACTGTGAATAGTAGCGTCACTCGACAGCTTGTTTACAAATAATACATAAACTATAGCATCGTAACTCCAAACATCGATCGtaattgtattaaaatatttcctatTTTTGCGGAATCGGTGATGTAATATCCATCTTTGATATGAGGCTATGGGACGGTTAACGCTTTGAAGGTCTTTCCAAGGGAGCGAGGACTTAAATTATGGGGAAGAAAAGAAGAACTTGTCGCACTTGTTTTCGCTGCGAAGAGACTGCCACAGCTTGCCTCAACGTTGCAAAACAGCAACAGGCATTGAACTAGGGAAAGTGGTTCAGAACCTAAAGTATGCATACTGCATGAATTTGACATGCACTAGTTGTAAAAGCAGCaatatttaaagtaaaaaaataatccAAATTCGTTATCTCATGATCATTCACATACAAAAACATCTTGAAGAGatgtttttctattttataaGCATGTTTTAGTAATAATATGTCAAGCTACGACGATATTTGCCATGTATAATTCATGAGTGCTAACTTTCTATTCATTCGCGTAAACACTATGAGACAAATTACATACTAAATAACATTATCGTTCATACCACGAACGCAGTATCATTATCACCCGGACGTCTTTAGTCCTGAATTGTAACGCAAAATTACATCTTTTCAGATGAAGGGGCGATATTATTACTCAAATTTCTGGACTACTACAATGGAAAATATGTTTGTTATCTTATCGGAAATTCTCGGCGTTTATCTCGTTCTGTATTACAACAGTGTGCTTGCAACGTCAACAACACAGATTTAAGTATTGACGATTCGTTCCAGATTGATCACACACTCTGCCAGTGTGTAGAAGGCTGACAAGTGTTTCACTTTCTGACTGACATATCAAACAATAGCTACAATACTTTCGTTTTGTGAATTTGCCGTAAATAATCGTTGCTACTATTGACGAATGAAAACTCCTTTAATTTAAAACATGTTGGCCAATAAAACTGCAATAGGATCTAAGTATGGAATCATTATTATTTACAGGAACGACTGGAAGAATATAAAATTGATATAAATGGAAAGATTAGTTGACAAATACTCGTTATTTGGTGGAATATGAGCAGACAAAATTAAAGGCAATCAGAGAGACAATAACTGCGTTTAATAAACGTTGATGTGGTTGATGTCATCAACTCTATAATACTTACCATGAGCAAAGCTTTGGCGGTAATCCGATCACTTTCGAACTCCACTGCTAAATTTATAAACAACTAAAAAAATAATAGCTTTAATCGTGTTAAATTAATCTCAACGTTTAATCAATATTCTTCAACCTTATTATGTGTCACCAATGACATGATTTACAGCTCCTTAACCTTTTATACCATTAAAATAATTTACTGGATTGGCTATAGGCAAACTACGGGAAAGCCAAGTTCCATACCCAGTTATTACAATATTTACTTCACTGCATGCGTAACACCAAAAATGAACCAACAAAGAATTTATTTAGTCATAACATTCTTATTATTTCCACTACGGTATTCGTGTATATTGTATCTGAAAGTGTGTAGGATGTTTTGGAATATATTCTCCAATGATAACATTCAA
This window of the Apostichopus japonicus isolate 1M-3 chromosome 9, ASM3797524v1, whole genome shotgun sequence genome carries:
- the LOC139973290 gene encoding fibrinogen-like protein A, with the translated sequence MKLTLLCLCVFGVSLQRLDFTESSGQVNDLGPSENISRNRQRRETESSSYFYYQEPQYPRDCKEVYEQCDDQTESGVFMIQPDGAPEPFNVHCNNSIDGGGWTVFQRRIDGAVDFYRRWDDYKDGFGFLQREFWLGNDKLSYITNQGDYELRIDLVSRNGNSYFAKYDLFRISDEISKYRMTDLGSYLPESTANYDSMAYHRNMSFTTWDRDNDKYSSDNCASYYHGGWWFNNCYYSRLNGLYFDSHDSYKTIYWYSLPGGQFNIKFTEMKLRPVSAR